From Stigmatopora argus isolate UIUO_Sarg chromosome 14, RoL_Sarg_1.0, whole genome shotgun sequence, the proteins below share one genomic window:
- the nme4 gene encoding nucleoside diphosphate kinase, mitochondrial isoform X3, whose product MTMLLQRLMFLPLVNPWKRQTTQHLVPCVNAVRLAGFKSSSNVKEQTLIAVKPDGVQRRLVGQIIRRFEQRGFQLVGLKMLRVSEELLSQHYCQLTQKPFYPSLEEYMTSAPVVVMVWEGHNVIQASRAMVGPTNPAVAPAGTVREMWFMPVIHWREHKEKFNSGSNQRSSSSGTAGTRH is encoded by the exons ATGACCATGTTGTTGCAGCGCTTGATGTTCCTCCCACTGGTCAATCCGTGGAAAAGACAAACCACCCAACATCTGGTTCCTTGCGTCAACGCAGTGCGATTGGCCGGGTTCAAGAGCAGCTCTA ATGTGAAGGAGCAAACTCTCATTGCTGTCAAGCCGGACGGCGTTCAGCGTCGTCTGGTAGGACAGATCATCCGGCGCTTCGAGCAGAGAGGTTTCCAGCTGGTGGGTCTCAAAATGCTGCGG GTGTCAGAGGAGCTTTTGTCTCAACACTACTGTCAACTTACACAGAAGCCCTTCTATCCCAGTCTGGAAGAGTACATGACCTCAGCGCCTGTGGTTGTCATG GTGTGGGAAGGGCACAATGTGATCCAGGCATCACGTGCGATGGTGGGACCCACCAATCCTGCAGTGGCCCCGGCAGGCACTGTCAGAG aaatgtggtTCATGCCAGTGATTCACTGGAGGGAGCACAAAGAGAAATTCAACTCTGGTTCCAACCAAAGGAGCTCGTCAAGTGGGACTGCTGGGACCAGACATTAA
- the nme4 gene encoding nucleoside diphosphate kinase, mitochondrial isoform X1 translates to MTMLLQRLMFLPLVNPWKRQTTQHLVPCVNAVRLAGFKSSSNVKEQTLIAVKPDGVQRRLVGQIIRRFEQRGFQLVGLKMLRVSEELLSQHYCQLTQKPFYPSLEEYMTSAPVVVMVWEGHNVIQASRAMVGPTNPAVAPAGTVRGDFSLHVSRNVVHASDSLEGAQREIQLWFQPKELVKWDCWDQTLTSEE, encoded by the exons ATGACCATGTTGTTGCAGCGCTTGATGTTCCTCCCACTGGTCAATCCGTGGAAAAGACAAACCACCCAACATCTGGTTCCTTGCGTCAACGCAGTGCGATTGGCCGGGTTCAAGAGCAGCTCTA ATGTGAAGGAGCAAACTCTCATTGCTGTCAAGCCGGACGGCGTTCAGCGTCGTCTGGTAGGACAGATCATCCGGCGCTTCGAGCAGAGAGGTTTCCAGCTGGTGGGTCTCAAAATGCTGCGG GTGTCAGAGGAGCTTTTGTCTCAACACTACTGTCAACTTACACAGAAGCCCTTCTATCCCAGTCTGGAAGAGTACATGACCTCAGCGCCTGTGGTTGTCATG GTGTGGGAAGGGCACAATGTGATCCAGGCATCACGTGCGATGGTGGGACCCACCAATCCTGCAGTGGCCCCGGCAGGCACTGTCAGAGGTGACTTTAGTCTTCATGTTAGCAG aaatgtggtTCATGCCAGTGATTCACTGGAGGGAGCACAAAGAGAAATTCAACTCTGGTTCCAACCAAAGGAGCTCGTCAAGTGGGACTGCTGGGACCAGACATTAACCAGTGAGGAGTAA
- the nme4 gene encoding nucleoside diphosphate kinase, mitochondrial isoform X2, producing the protein MTMLLQRLMFLPLVNPWKRQTTQHLVPCVNAVRLAGFKSSSNVKEQTLIAVKPDGVQRRLVGQIIRRFEQRGFQLVSEELLSQHYCQLTQKPFYPSLEEYMTSAPVVVMVWEGHNVIQASRAMVGPTNPAVAPAGTVRGDFSLHVSRNVVHASDSLEGAQREIQLWFQPKELVKWDCWDQTLTSEE; encoded by the exons ATGACCATGTTGTTGCAGCGCTTGATGTTCCTCCCACTGGTCAATCCGTGGAAAAGACAAACCACCCAACATCTGGTTCCTTGCGTCAACGCAGTGCGATTGGCCGGGTTCAAGAGCAGCTCTA ATGTGAAGGAGCAAACTCTCATTGCTGTCAAGCCGGACGGCGTTCAGCGTCGTCTGGTAGGACAGATCATCCGGCGCTTCGAGCAGAGAGGTTTCCAGCTG GTGTCAGAGGAGCTTTTGTCTCAACACTACTGTCAACTTACACAGAAGCCCTTCTATCCCAGTCTGGAAGAGTACATGACCTCAGCGCCTGTGGTTGTCATG GTGTGGGAAGGGCACAATGTGATCCAGGCATCACGTGCGATGGTGGGACCCACCAATCCTGCAGTGGCCCCGGCAGGCACTGTCAGAGGTGACTTTAGTCTTCATGTTAGCAG aaatgtggtTCATGCCAGTGATTCACTGGAGGGAGCACAAAGAGAAATTCAACTCTGGTTCCAACCAAAGGAGCTCGTCAAGTGGGACTGCTGGGACCAGACATTAACCAGTGAGGAGTAA